A section of the Flavobacterium ardleyense genome encodes:
- a CDS encoding REP-associated tyrosine transposase: protein MNDGYKIRNQALPHFVTMTVVDWIDVFSRKIYRDVLIESLIYCINNKAMMVYGYVIMSNHIHLIIQSKEDKLSDLIRDYKKFTAASILDKIQTEPESRREWMLERFKLSTESHSRNKYYQFWQYGNHPEEIYSNNFMWSKLDYIHLNPVRAGLVEKASHYVYSSASNYINNSGLIAILKADNPIIDTSNLKNVQRFDLY, encoded by the coding sequence ATGAATGATGGTTATAAAATTAGAAATCAAGCACTTCCACATTTTGTAACAATGACGGTTGTAGATTGGATTGACGTATTCTCTCGGAAAATATATCGTGATGTGCTAATTGAAAGTCTAATTTATTGCATAAATAATAAAGCAATGATGGTATATGGCTATGTAATTATGAGTAATCATATCCATTTAATAATTCAGTCAAAAGAGGATAAGCTATCTGATTTAATTCGAGACTATAAAAAATTTACAGCTGCCAGTATTTTGGATAAAATTCAAACAGAGCCCGAAAGTCGAAGAGAATGGATGTTAGAAAGATTTAAATTATCAACCGAAAGTCATTCTAGAAATAAATACTATCAGTTTTGGCAATATGGTAATCATCCTGAGGAAATATATTCAAATAATTTTATGTGGTCAAAACTTGATTATATTCATCTTAATCCTGTACGTGCTGGTTTAGTAGAAAAAGCTTCGCATTACGTTTATTCAAGTGCTAGTAATTATATTAATAACTCAGGCTTAATAGCTATTCTAAAAGCAGATAATCCTATTATAGACACTTCAAATTTAAAAAATGTTCAAAGATTTGATTTATATTAA
- a CDS encoding metal-dependent hydrolase: MDSITQIVLGAAVAEKISGKTLGNKALIYGAIFGTLPDLDVLSGFFFDDVDAVAFHRGISHSILLFLIVSPIFGWLIYKLEKQKFITFTNATSMVFWVLLTHSLLDSCTSWGVQLFWPSEVRVAFKSVAVVDFLYTLPLLFCLIMAVRLPKLSPIRRKWNSWGLIISSSYLILGMALKMFAYAKFEKATARQNIPYTEMSVKPGLLSLILWNAHGQNEQEYFIGTYSFFDSQPIQFDAYPKSHELNAKFKDQVVVQKLIDISEGWYIISENDNKYFFNDLRFGLISTLDNQQQFAFSYELIPNESGEYTAKEVKKSRQQGMATLKTLLKRIGGN, encoded by the coding sequence ATGGATTCTATTACACAAATTGTTTTGGGTGCGGCGGTGGCCGAAAAGATAAGCGGAAAGACTTTGGGAAATAAAGCATTGATTTATGGAGCAATTTTCGGGACTTTGCCAGATCTTGACGTGCTTTCAGGATTCTTTTTTGACGATGTAGATGCCGTTGCTTTCCATCGCGGAATCAGTCATTCGATTTTGCTGTTTTTAATAGTTTCGCCAATCTTCGGATGGTTGATTTATAAACTTGAAAAACAGAAATTCATTACATTTACTAATGCCACTTCGATGGTGTTTTGGGTTTTACTTACGCATTCTCTACTCGACAGTTGTACTTCATGGGGTGTTCAACTCTTCTGGCCATCGGAAGTTCGTGTCGCATTTAAATCAGTCGCTGTAGTAGATTTTCTTTATACTTTGCCATTGCTATTTTGTCTGATTATGGCGGTTAGATTGCCAAAACTGTCTCCAATACGCAGAAAATGGAATAGTTGGGGATTAATTATTAGCAGTAGCTACCTTATTTTGGGAATGGCTTTGAAAATGTTCGCTTACGCTAAATTTGAAAAAGCCACTGCTCGGCAGAACATTCCGTATACTGAAATGTCGGTAAAACCGGGATTGCTAAGTTTGATTTTGTGGAATGCTCACGGGCAAAATGAACAAGAATATTTTATTGGAACATATTCGTTTTTCGATTCACAGCCAATTCAGTTTGATGCATATCCTAAAAGTCACGAACTGAACGCGAAATTTAAAGACCAAGTAGTGGTTCAGAAGTTAATCGATATTTCTGAAGGTTGGTATATTATTAGCGAAAACGATAATAAATATTTTTTTAACGACCTTAGATTTGGACTTATTTCGACCTTGGATAATCAGCAACAATTTGCTTTTAGCTACGAACTTATTCCAAACGAAAGTGGAGAATATACCGCAAAGGAAGTTAAGAAAAGCCGTCAACAAGGAATGGCGACTTTAAAAACTTTATTGAAAAGGATTGGTGGAAATTAA
- a CDS encoding FeoB-associated Cys-rich membrane protein: protein MIQEILAGAALVIAVGFLVRKFFFKRKRKQESSDCGNCAGH from the coding sequence ATGATCCAAGAAATTTTAGCAGGTGCAGCGCTCGTTATAGCTGTTGGGTTTTTAGTGAGAAAATTCTTTTTTAAGAGAAAGAGAAAGCAGGAATCTAGTGATTGCGGCAATTGTGCAGGTCATTAA
- the feoB gene encoding ferrous iron transport protein B: MSDHHIKIALIGNPNTGKTSVFNQLTGLNQQVGNYPGITVEKKMGHCKLASHIKADILDLPGTYSLNASSIDENVVIELLLNRNDPNFPDVAVVVSDVENLKRNLLLFTQIKDLEIPTILAINMADRMEYKGISLDIPHLEKELNTRIALISSRKGYGIDKLKKLILEYEELSTEPCLNASSIDPEYFSKLAKAFPNQLLYKLWLVITQDVNFLNLERNEIRNTFTKTHSDLKRLQQKETIKRYQFINDVLKVGQTINLETAKDFRIKLDKVLTHRVWGYAIFFAILFVIFQAIFNWSEIPMDFIDESFASLSAYTENNLPAGVFTNLLAQGIIPGIGGIIIFIPQIAFLFLFISLLEESGYMSRVVFLMDKLMRKFGLSGKSVVPLISGTACAIPAIMATRNIENWKERLITILVVPFTTCSARLPVYAIIISLVIPDKSLFGFLNLQGLVLMALYLMGFGMAIISAWILNMVLKVKGKTFFVVEMPNYKMPLLKNVGLNVIEKTKAFVFGAGKIILAISVVLWFLASYGPGNNFNNAEQVVSENAQSQGLDYTQDDLDHEVASFKLRHSYIGIMGKAIEPVIKPLGYDWKIGIAVITSFAAREVFVGTLATIYSVGDSGNDTTIKKKMSEEIDPYTGKKVFNFATGISLLLFYAFAMQCASTIAITKKETNGWKWPMIQLFGMTGFAYILAFIAYQLLK, translated from the coding sequence ATGAGCGATCATCATATTAAAATTGCCTTAATCGGTAATCCAAATACCGGAAAAACTTCCGTTTTTAATCAACTTACTGGCCTCAATCAACAAGTGGGGAATTATCCGGGCATTACCGTCGAAAAAAAGATGGGTCATTGCAAACTTGCCTCTCATATCAAAGCAGACATTTTAGATTTGCCAGGTACCTACAGTCTAAATGCTAGTTCGATTGATGAGAATGTGGTTATTGAGCTGTTGCTAAATAGAAATGATCCAAATTTTCCTGATGTCGCGGTTGTAGTTTCGGATGTTGAAAATCTTAAACGAAATTTACTATTATTTACCCAAATTAAGGATTTAGAAATTCCGACGATTCTTGCCATCAATATGGCAGATAGAATGGAGTATAAAGGAATTTCACTAGATATTCCTCATTTAGAAAAAGAATTAAATACTAGAATTGCACTTATAAGTTCCAGAAAAGGCTACGGAATTGATAAATTAAAAAAATTAATTTTAGAATACGAAGAATTATCTACTGAGCCATGCTTGAATGCCTCCAGTATCGATCCTGAGTATTTTAGCAAATTAGCGAAAGCTTTCCCAAACCAGCTTTTGTACAAATTATGGCTTGTAATTACACAAGATGTCAATTTCTTAAATCTAGAACGAAATGAAATTCGAAATACATTTACCAAAACACATTCTGATTTAAAACGACTCCAACAGAAAGAGACTATCAAAAGATATCAATTTATCAATGATGTTCTTAAAGTGGGTCAGACCATAAACCTTGAAACGGCAAAAGACTTCCGTATAAAACTTGACAAAGTTTTGACCCATAGAGTCTGGGGCTATGCTATTTTCTTCGCAATACTATTTGTGATTTTCCAAGCAATTTTCAATTGGTCAGAAATTCCAATGGACTTTATCGATGAGTCTTTTGCTTCGTTAAGTGCATACACCGAAAATAACTTGCCTGCTGGTGTATTTACAAATCTACTAGCACAGGGAATTATTCCGGGTATTGGAGGAATTATCATATTTATACCACAGATTGCATTTTTATTTCTGTTCATTTCGCTGCTCGAAGAAAGTGGTTATATGAGTAGAGTAGTGTTTTTGATGGACAAATTAATGCGGAAATTTGGTCTTAGCGGAAAAAGCGTCGTACCACTAATTTCTGGTACTGCCTGTGCTATTCCGGCGATTATGGCAACTCGAAATATTGAAAATTGGAAAGAACGACTAATAACTATTCTGGTTGTACCTTTTACAACCTGTTCAGCAAGACTTCCTGTTTATGCCATAATTATTTCTTTGGTTATTCCAGACAAGAGTTTATTTGGATTTTTGAACCTTCAAGGACTTGTCTTAATGGCATTATACCTGATGGGATTTGGAATGGCAATTATATCCGCTTGGATTCTTAATATGGTTTTGAAAGTAAAAGGCAAAACATTTTTTGTGGTAGAAATGCCAAATTATAAAATGCCACTATTAAAGAATGTTGGACTAAATGTCATCGAAAAAACCAAAGCTTTCGTCTTTGGTGCAGGTAAAATCATTCTCGCAATCTCAGTAGTATTGTGGTTTCTGGCTTCTTATGGCCCTGGAAACAACTTCAATAATGCCGAACAAGTAGTTTCAGAAAACGCACAATCTCAAGGTCTTGATTATACTCAAGACGATCTAGATCATGAAGTAGCATCATTTAAATTGAGACATTCATATATTGGGATAATGGGTAAAGCAATCGAGCCTGTAATTAAACCTTTGGGGTACGATTGGAAAATCGGAATTGCGGTTATCACATCATTTGCGGCGAGAGAAGTTTTTGTGGGGACTCTAGCAACAATTTACAGCGTTGGCGATAGTGGAAATGACACAACCATAAAAAAGAAAATGTCTGAAGAAATTGATCCATATACAGGAAAAAAAGTATTTAACTTTGCCACAGGTATATCGTTGTTACTATTTTATGCTTTTGCAATGCAGTGTGCAAGTACGATAGCGATTACCAAAAAAGAAACCAATGGTTGGAAATGGCCGATGATACAGCTTTTCGGGATGACCGGATTTGCCTACATTCTAGCATTCATCGCCTACCAACTTTTAAAATAA
- a CDS encoding FeoA family protein has protein sequence MKTTISNLKIGDHATIMEFDVDSIPLKLLEMGCLPGNLVELIQIAPFGDPLYLNINGSHLAIRIETASQIVVDVHPK, from the coding sequence TTGAAAACTACAATAAGTAATCTTAAAATTGGTGATCATGCCACAATCATGGAATTTGATGTTGACAGCATTCCTCTCAAATTATTGGAAATGGGTTGCTTGCCAGGGAATTTGGTCGAATTAATTCAAATTGCTCCTTTTGGAGATCCTTTATACTTGAACATTAATGGCTCACACCTAGCCATCCGAATCGAGACAGCATCACAGATTGTTGTTGATGTGCATCCCAAATAG